Proteins encoded by one window of Acuticoccus sp. MNP-M23:
- a CDS encoding metal ABC transporter ATP-binding protein — translation MTRPAMNVASNGGETVAGTAIAESPLAIRGLTVSYGEKPAIFSVDATFAPHAMTAIVGPNGAGKSTLLKAALGVVPRLSGEVTVFGAPLKASRGRIAYVPQRASVDWDFPTTVIDVVMMGLFRQLGLLRRIGRRHRNTAMDALSRVGMADFAQRQIGQLSGGQQQRVFLARALAQGADLYLLDEPFAGVDAATERAIIDVLKTLKDDRKSVVCVHHDLATVRAYFDHVFLINVNKIAEGPVETAFTSDNLQATYGGRLASAHIEQLDVA, via the coding sequence ATGACGCGCCCCGCAATGAATGTGGCCAGCAATGGCGGCGAGACCGTCGCCGGCACCGCCATTGCCGAAAGCCCGCTCGCCATCCGCGGACTTACCGTCTCCTATGGCGAGAAGCCGGCGATCTTCTCGGTCGACGCGACGTTTGCGCCCCATGCGATGACCGCCATCGTCGGCCCCAACGGCGCCGGCAAGTCCACGCTCCTCAAGGCTGCACTCGGCGTGGTGCCGCGCCTTTCGGGCGAAGTCACCGTGTTCGGCGCCCCGCTGAAGGCATCGCGCGGGCGGATCGCCTATGTCCCCCAGCGTGCCAGCGTGGACTGGGATTTTCCCACCACCGTCATCGACGTGGTGATGATGGGCCTCTTCCGTCAGCTCGGGCTCCTGCGCCGCATCGGCCGCCGCCACCGCAACACCGCGATGGATGCGCTCTCCCGCGTCGGCATGGCGGACTTTGCGCAGCGGCAGATCGGCCAGCTTTCCGGCGGCCAGCAGCAGCGCGTGTTTCTGGCGCGCGCCCTTGCCCAGGGTGCCGACCTTTATCTGCTGGACGAGCCGTTTGCCGGCGTCGACGCTGCCACCGAACGCGCCATCATCGACGTTCTGAAAACGCTGAAGGACGACCGCAAGTCCGTCGTCTGCGTCCACCACGACCTTGCCACCGTGCGCGCCTATTTCGACCACGTCTTCCTCATCAACGTGAACAAGATTGCCGAAGGCCCCGTCGAGACCGCCTTCACCAGCGACAACCTGCAGGCCACCTATGGCGGCCGCCTCGCCAGCGCGCACATCGAACAGCTCGACGTGGCATGA
- a CDS encoding cation:proton antiporter, whose translation MEHEVAHGIPYIKEALIFLVSAGIFVPVLQRIGLNPILGYLVAGVIVGPFGIVSLADSVFGIPLDMLAIPEQEGVGQIAELGVVFLLFLIGLELSGPRLWAMRKLVFGLGGAQVLLTAVALTAVGRMAGLGPEASVAVGASLALSSTAIVVQLLVNSGRFAAPSGRVMFAILLMQDIAVVPVLLVIGALGANEATELWRSLFFSILTAAILIPLILLAGRSVIGPVFRFVGARRDRDMFTAAALLVIIGTAAATQIAGLSMALGAFLAGLVFADTEFRHQLEAEIEPFKGLLLGLFFLSVGMTIDPRVIIDAPLTLLAVVVTIIAVKAGVIFVLALLARQPLAVAVESALMLGQIGEFSLVGLSLAMSLGVIEPDVARIFVVAAGVTMALTTAVAAPIRHLAIWLEARGAPRTPPTSLAAAKEEGHVIIAGFGRIGQSIGHLMDERRIPYTALDRDPHEVARARRTGKSIYFGDVRRTDVLKNAGAGKARAVILTMDNPAANAAVLEAMRRAGIDTPVVVRARDVADARALYSLGADQVVMEAFEASLQMGEETLVTLGFPREAAHAVIAEQREAGKRDVADGAGR comes from the coding sequence ATGGAGCATGAAGTCGCACATGGAATTCCGTACATCAAGGAAGCGCTGATCTTCCTCGTTTCGGCAGGGATTTTCGTGCCTGTCCTGCAGCGGATCGGCCTCAATCCCATTCTCGGCTACCTGGTGGCCGGCGTTATCGTCGGCCCGTTCGGTATCGTCTCGCTTGCAGACAGCGTCTTCGGCATTCCGCTCGACATGCTTGCAATCCCCGAGCAGGAGGGCGTCGGCCAGATTGCCGAGCTTGGCGTCGTCTTCCTCCTGTTCCTGATCGGGCTCGAACTGTCCGGCCCGCGCCTCTGGGCCATGCGCAAACTGGTGTTCGGCCTCGGCGGCGCGCAGGTCCTTTTGACGGCAGTTGCGCTCACGGCGGTCGGCCGCATGGCGGGCCTCGGGCCCGAAGCGTCCGTCGCGGTCGGCGCATCTCTCGCCCTGTCATCCACCGCAATCGTCGTGCAGCTCCTCGTCAACTCAGGGCGCTTCGCCGCGCCTTCGGGGCGCGTGATGTTCGCCATATTGCTGATGCAGGACATTGCCGTCGTTCCCGTCCTTCTGGTGATCGGCGCACTGGGGGCCAACGAGGCAACCGAGCTGTGGCGCAGCCTCTTCTTCTCCATCCTGACCGCTGCCATCCTGATCCCGCTCATTCTCCTTGCCGGCCGCAGCGTGATCGGCCCGGTGTTCCGCTTCGTCGGCGCACGGCGCGACCGGGACATGTTCACTGCCGCCGCCCTCCTCGTCATCATCGGCACCGCCGCGGCAACGCAGATCGCCGGCCTTTCCATGGCCCTTGGCGCGTTCCTCGCCGGTCTGGTGTTTGCGGACACCGAATTCCGCCACCAGCTCGAAGCGGAAATCGAGCCGTTCAAAGGCCTGCTCCTGGGGCTCTTTTTCCTGTCGGTCGGCATGACCATCGACCCGCGCGTCATCATCGACGCGCCACTCACCCTGCTCGCCGTGGTCGTGACAATCATTGCGGTCAAGGCCGGGGTCATCTTCGTGCTGGCGCTTCTGGCGCGCCAGCCGCTGGCGGTGGCGGTGGAAAGCGCTCTGATGCTGGGGCAGATCGGCGAGTTCTCGCTCGTGGGGCTTTCCCTTGCCATGAGCCTCGGCGTGATCGAGCCGGACGTGGCACGGATCTTCGTGGTGGCGGCAGGCGTCACCATGGCGCTGACCACGGCGGTTGCCGCGCCCATCCGCCACCTCGCCATCTGGCTGGAGGCGCGCGGTGCCCCGCGCACACCGCCCACCAGCCTCGCCGCTGCCAAGGAAGAGGGGCACGTCATCATCGCCGGCTTCGGCCGCATCGGCCAGTCCATCGGCCACCTCATGGACGAACGGCGCATCCCCTATACCGCGCTGGACCGGGACCCCCACGAAGTGGCGCGGGCCCGCCGCACCGGCAAGTCCATCTATTTTGGCGACGTGCGCCGGACGGACGTTCTGAAAAATGCTGGCGCCGGCAAGGCCCGCGCCGTGATCCTGACCATGGACAACCCTGCGGCCAACGCCGCCGTGCTGGAAGCCATGCGCCGCGCCGGGATCGACACGCCCGTGGTCGTGCGTGCGCGCGATGTGGCCGACGCCCGCGCCCTCTACAGCCTCGGCGCCGATCAGGTGGTGATGGAGGCGTTCGAGGCTTCGCTGCAGATGGGCGAGGAGACCCTCGTCACCCTCGGCTTCCCACGCGAAGCCGCTCATGCCGTGATCGCAGAGCAACGCGAAGCCGGCAAACGTGACGTCGCCGACGGCGCGGGCCGCTGA
- a CDS encoding glutathione S-transferase family protein, whose protein sequence is MADIKLWGFDNSTYVRTVKMVLAEKEVGDYEQVQLNVLEGDPRSQEHRERNPFGKVPVLDHDGLRLYETAAICQYLETVLPGRSVIPTAPKDRARMDMATGIIDSYGYSALLGVIAYHLFPDFIGGQDDEAHRRNLTTSRTVIGELMRLRGPDTFIAGAEHSVADYMLAPLVAYIALTPHNDEIMALHGLGDWWSRVTALESFRSTRPDMG, encoded by the coding sequence TTGGCCGACATCAAGCTCTGGGGCTTCGACAATTCCACCTACGTTCGCACCGTGAAGATGGTGCTCGCCGAAAAGGAGGTCGGCGACTACGAACAGGTCCAGCTCAACGTGCTGGAAGGCGATCCCCGCAGCCAGGAGCACCGTGAACGCAACCCCTTCGGCAAGGTCCCGGTCCTCGACCATGACGGTCTGCGTCTTTATGAGACCGCCGCCATCTGTCAGTATCTCGAAACCGTGCTGCCGGGCCGCTCGGTCATCCCCACCGCGCCGAAGGACCGGGCGCGGATGGACATGGCCACCGGGATCATCGACTCCTACGGCTACAGCGCCCTCCTCGGCGTCATTGCCTACCACCTGTTTCCGGACTTCATCGGCGGGCAGGACGATGAGGCACACCGTCGCAACCTCACCACAAGCCGCACCGTCATCGGCGAGCTGATGCGCCTGCGCGGGCCGGACACCTTCATCGCCGGTGCCGAGCATTCCGTTGCCGATTACATGCTGGCGCCCCTCGTCGCCTACATCGCGCTCACCCCGCACAATGACGAGATCATGGCGCTCCACGGGCTGGGCGACTGGTGGAGCCGCGTGACGGCGCTGGAAAGCTTCCGCTCCACCCGGCCCGACATGGGCTAG
- a CDS encoding DUF3095 domain-containing protein produces MDRLTGFPDLKSFDDVVDASCFRPLPDGWVVGTTDVVSSTEAIATGRYKAVNMAGAAAISGLMNALKTRRFPFVFGGDGCAFALPGEDRDVAATVLSETAAWVRDDLGLSLRVALVDVAAIRATGRDVRIALYAPSPHVSYAMIDGGGVAWAEAEMKAGRTDLPPAKPGVRPDLTGLSCRWQPIKAERGAMVSIIVRPAGEADGPFRKAVSRVLAMLGEAAHPVPERGPEPALVSPGARLEALASRGERPLWRRIGAILAHNLMGWGLFRTNMRAGDFDPALYRAVTSNNADAKKFGDGLMVTADCDAALLGRVSAFLEAEAAAGILRFGIVSQDAALMTCIVPSYQDHGHFHFIDGAGGGYAAAAQEMTTRDAARS; encoded by the coding sequence ATGGACCGCCTGACGGGGTTTCCGGACCTCAAGAGCTTTGACGATGTGGTGGACGCGTCCTGCTTCAGGCCGCTGCCGGACGGCTGGGTGGTGGGCACGACCGACGTCGTCAGCTCCACCGAGGCCATTGCCACCGGTCGCTACAAGGCGGTGAACATGGCAGGCGCCGCCGCAATTTCGGGCCTGATGAATGCGCTGAAGACACGGCGCTTTCCCTTCGTGTTCGGCGGCGACGGGTGCGCCTTTGCGCTGCCCGGTGAAGACCGGGACGTTGCCGCAACGGTTCTGTCGGAAACGGCGGCGTGGGTGCGCGACGATCTCGGCCTTTCGCTGCGGGTGGCGCTGGTTGACGTTGCGGCGATCCGCGCCACGGGGCGGGACGTTCGCATTGCGCTTTATGCCCCGTCGCCGCACGTGTCCTACGCGATGATCGACGGCGGCGGCGTTGCCTGGGCGGAGGCGGAAATGAAGGCCGGGCGCACCGACCTGCCGCCAGCAAAGCCGGGCGTGCGGCCGGACCTGACGGGCCTGTCGTGCCGGTGGCAGCCGATCAAGGCGGAGCGGGGCGCGATGGTCTCCATCATCGTGCGGCCGGCGGGCGAGGCGGACGGCCCGTTCCGCAAGGCGGTGAGCCGCGTGCTGGCGATGCTGGGGGAGGCGGCGCATCCGGTGCCCGAACGCGGCCCCGAGCCTGCGCTGGTGTCGCCCGGAGCGCGGCTGGAGGCGCTGGCCTCCCGCGGGGAGCGTCCGCTGTGGCGGCGGATCGGGGCGATCCTGGCGCACAATCTGATGGGGTGGGGCCTCTTCCGCACCAACATGCGGGCCGGCGATTTCGACCCTGCCCTTTACCGCGCGGTGACCTCCAACAACGCCGACGCGAAGAAGTTCGGCGACGGGCTGATGGTGACGGCCGATTGCGATGCTGCGCTGCTCGGCCGCGTTTCCGCCTTTCTGGAGGCGGAGGCCGCGGCGGGAATTCTGCGCTTCGGGATTGTCAGCCAGGATGCGGCGCTGATGACCTGCATCGTCCCGTCCTACCAGGACCACGGCCATTTCCACTTCATCGACGGGGCAGGCGGCGGATACGCCGCAGCCGCCCAGGAAATGACGACCCGCGACGCCGCGCGCAGCTAG
- the metZ gene encoding O-succinylhomoserine sulfhydrylase, producing the protein MGDGGERRDQALQTRLIHDGVTRSQFGETCEALYLTQGFVYASAEEAEARFAGVSEGYVYSRYGNPTVAMFEQRMATLEGAEAARATASGMAAVTAAMLAALKAGDHVVASAALFGGCRYVVETFLPRFGVETTLVDGTDLAAFEAAVRPNTRVFFMESPTNPTLTLVDLEGVAKIRDAKAPGALVVVDNVFATPLWQKPLELGADIVIYSATKHIDGQGRCLGGVILSAEAWIKDNLDMILKQTGPALSPFNAWTLLKALETLPLRVRAQTETAAAVADALATHPNVTRVIYPGRDDHPQAEIARRQMKKGGTLVAFTVAGGKAGAFAAANALRLVKLSNNLGDAKSLLTHPATTTHKNLAQEAKDQLGIDDGLLRLSVGLEEADDLIADLTQALDQVKAATHLRSV; encoded by the coding sequence ATGGGAGATGGCGGAGAACGGCGCGACCAGGCGCTACAGACGCGGCTCATTCACGACGGTGTCACGCGTTCGCAGTTCGGCGAAACGTGCGAGGCGCTGTACCTGACGCAGGGCTTCGTCTACGCGAGCGCCGAAGAGGCCGAGGCCCGCTTTGCCGGCGTGTCGGAAGGCTACGTCTATTCGCGCTACGGCAACCCCACGGTCGCCATGTTCGAGCAGCGGATGGCGACGCTGGAGGGCGCGGAAGCCGCCCGCGCGACGGCATCCGGCATGGCTGCCGTGACCGCTGCCATGCTGGCGGCGCTGAAGGCGGGCGACCATGTCGTCGCGTCGGCGGCCCTGTTCGGCGGTTGCCGCTACGTGGTCGAGACCTTCCTGCCGCGCTTCGGCGTGGAGACGACGCTGGTGGACGGCACCGACCTTGCCGCCTTCGAAGCCGCGGTCAGGCCGAACACCCGTGTCTTCTTCATGGAAAGCCCCACCAATCCGACGCTGACGCTGGTTGACCTTGAGGGCGTCGCGAAGATCCGCGACGCCAAAGCGCCCGGCGCGCTGGTGGTGGTCGACAACGTGTTCGCGACGCCGCTGTGGCAAAAGCCGCTGGAGCTTGGCGCCGACATCGTGATCTATTCGGCCACCAAGCACATCGACGGGCAGGGGCGGTGCCTCGGCGGTGTGATCCTGTCCGCCGAAGCGTGGATCAAGGACAATCTCGACATGATCCTGAAGCAGACCGGGCCGGCGCTGTCGCCGTTCAACGCCTGGACGCTGCTCAAGGCGCTGGAGACGTTGCCGCTGCGGGTGCGGGCACAGACCGAGACCGCGGCTGCGGTGGCCGATGCGCTTGCAACGCACCCCAACGTGACCCGCGTCATCTACCCCGGCAGAGACGACCACCCGCAGGCCGAGATCGCACGCCGGCAGATGAAGAAGGGCGGCACGCTGGTCGCCTTCACCGTGGCGGGGGGCAAGGCGGGCGCGTTTGCGGCGGCCAACGCGCTGCGGCTGGTCAAGCTTTCCAACAATCTTGGCGATGCCAAGAGCCTGCTGACACACCCGGCAACCACCACGCACAAGAATCTGGCGCAGGAGGCGAAGGATCAGCTCGGCATCGACGATGGCCTGCTGCGCCTGTCGGTCGGGCTGGAGGAGGCGGACGACCTGATTGCCGATCTCACCCAGGCGCTGGACCAGGTCAAGGCCGCAACGCATCTGCGCAGCGTCTGA
- a CDS encoding YrhK family protein: MAGVDDTRSGKSDGRLFEPHGTTMPPRQRRLYAAFEIAYTLAEFSAATAFIAGSVLFFYPDLETAGTWMFLIGSVLFALKPTLRLVKELVMVSGGDLTEVARRAKS; the protein is encoded by the coding sequence ATGGCTGGAGTGGACGACACCCGCAGCGGAAAAAGCGATGGCCGCCTGTTCGAGCCGCATGGCACGACGATGCCCCCGCGGCAGCGCCGCCTGTACGCTGCCTTCGAGATTGCGTACACGCTGGCGGAGTTTTCGGCCGCGACCGCGTTCATTGCCGGCTCGGTGCTGTTCTTCTACCCGGACCTGGAGACGGCGGGGACGTGGATGTTTCTGATCGGCTCCGTGCTGTTTGCGCTGAAGCCGACGCTGCGGCTTGTGAAGGAGCTGGTCATGGTATCGGGCGGCGATCTGACGGAGGTGGCCCGGCGGGCGAAATCGTAA
- a CDS encoding YtoQ family protein, which translates to MDVELTCYLSGEIHTAWRDEIEAAVDELDLPVDLTGPVTDHAASDDCGVTILGAEQNAFWKDHKGAKLNAIRTRTLIGEADLVVIRFGDKYKQWNAAFDAGYAAAQGTPYIVMHGAEHAHALKEVDAAAFAVCETVEQVVAMLRYICRGELVRPTPSLSVVR; encoded by the coding sequence ATGGACGTCGAACTCACCTGCTACCTCTCCGGCGAGATCCACACCGCCTGGCGCGACGAGATCGAAGCCGCCGTCGACGAGCTCGACCTGCCGGTGGACCTCACGGGCCCGGTGACCGACCATGCCGCGTCCGACGATTGCGGCGTGACCATTCTCGGCGCAGAGCAGAATGCATTCTGGAAGGATCACAAGGGCGCCAAGCTGAACGCGATCCGCACGCGCACGCTGATTGGCGAGGCGGATCTGGTGGTGATCCGCTTCGGCGACAAGTACAAGCAGTGGAACGCTGCGTTCGATGCCGGCTACGCCGCCGCCCAGGGCACGCCCTACATTGTGATGCACGGCGCCGAGCACGCCCATGCGCTGAAGGAGGTGGACGCGGCCGCCTTCGCAGTCTGCGAAACGGTGGAGCAGGTGGTGGCCATGCTGCGCTATATCTGCCGCGGCGAGCTGGTGCGGCCGACCCCGTCGCTCTCGGTGGTGCGCTGA
- a CDS encoding metal ABC transporter solute-binding protein, Zn/Mn family, which yields MLNRHIFRLRHALGVTLLCSLLSVALGPRAALANEPINVVATTGMIADAARQVGGDLVDVTGLMGAGVDPHAYRQTRSDIVALARADLVLWHGLYLEAQMEEFMRDLERDGNVVAVAEAMPKDLLIAHDTYTEKYDPHVWMAPALWTHVVAAVRDALIATRPEDEATFRANADAHLAEIDALVAYTTEILATVPEDRRVLVTAHDAFNYFGRAYDFDVVGIQGISTESEAGLRRVRDLVDLLVGKKVAAVFVESSVSDRNVRALIEGAASRGHDVAIGGTLFSDAMGEPGTYEGTYVGMIDHNATVIARALGGDAPATGMNGLLATAGQ from the coding sequence ATGCTGAACCGCCACATTTTCCGTCTGCGTCACGCGCTCGGCGTCACGCTTCTCTGCAGCCTCCTTTCGGTGGCGCTCGGCCCTCGTGCCGCCCTGGCAAACGAGCCGATCAACGTGGTCGCCACCACCGGCATGATTGCCGACGCGGCGCGCCAGGTGGGCGGCGACCTGGTGGACGTGACCGGGCTGATGGGCGCTGGCGTCGATCCCCACGCCTACCGGCAGACACGGTCCGACATTGTGGCCCTTGCCCGCGCCGACCTGGTCCTGTGGCATGGCCTCTACCTCGAAGCGCAGATGGAAGAGTTCATGCGCGACCTGGAGCGGGACGGAAACGTGGTCGCGGTTGCCGAGGCGATGCCGAAGGACCTCCTCATCGCCCACGACACCTACACCGAGAAATACGACCCTCACGTGTGGATGGCCCCTGCCCTGTGGACTCACGTCGTTGCCGCTGTGCGCGACGCGCTGATTGCCACCCGCCCCGAGGATGAAGCCACCTTCCGTGCCAATGCCGATGCTCACCTGGCCGAGATCGACGCGCTCGTCGCCTACACCACCGAAATTCTGGCAACTGTGCCGGAGGACCGGCGCGTGCTGGTGACCGCGCACGATGCGTTCAACTATTTCGGCCGCGCCTACGATTTCGACGTGGTGGGCATTCAGGGCATCTCCACCGAAAGCGAGGCCGGTCTGCGCCGCGTCCGCGACCTCGTGGACCTTCTGGTGGGCAAGAAGGTTGCCGCCGTGTTCGTCGAAAGCTCGGTGTCGGATCGCAACGTGCGCGCGCTCATCGAGGGCGCGGCCTCACGCGGCCACGACGTTGCCATAGGCGGCACGTTGTTTTCCGATGCCATGGGCGAACCCGGCACCTATGAGGGCACCTATGTCGGCATGATCGACCACAACGCCACCGTCATCGCCCGTGCGCTGGGCGGAGACGCCCCGGCCACCGGCATGAACGGCCTGCTCGCGACGGCCGGTCAATGA
- a CDS encoding VOC family protein, translating into MPDFKPKPRNAAWLTPYLTLSNHEKTLKAYREAFGFEVDVRSEKDGLPEHLEISHGGKPIAMGGAEEYETGYGVGKSPATMGIDAPQAFYIYVDDVDAHYAGLSRKRTITVKEKPADRYWGDRAYTVTCPSGYTWMFASRLANPPADPGA; encoded by the coding sequence ATGCCAGACTTCAAACCAAAGCCCCGTAACGCCGCGTGGCTCACCCCCTACCTCACCCTCTCCAACCACGAAAAAACGCTGAAAGCCTACCGTGAGGCGTTCGGCTTCGAGGTCGACGTCAGGTCCGAAAAGGACGGCCTGCCCGAGCACCTTGAAATCAGCCACGGCGGCAAGCCCATCGCCATGGGCGGGGCGGAAGAGTACGAAACCGGCTACGGCGTCGGCAAGTCGCCGGCCACCATGGGCATCGACGCGCCGCAGGCCTTCTACATCTATGTCGACGATGTGGACGCGCACTATGCGGGCCTGTCGCGCAAGCGCACCATCACCGTCAAGGAAAAGCCGGCGGACCGCTACTGGGGCGACCGCGCCTACACCGTCACCTGCCCGTCCGGCTATACGTGGATGTTCGCCTCAAGGCTGGCCAACCCGCCCGCCGATCCGGGCGCCTGA
- a CDS encoding TrkH family potassium uptake protein, whose protein sequence is MNQLTRPREHSRHVPRAIQQLRPTLYISSYFGVAFALLMLIPALIDVADGRDTWSVFVLASGGVFCVSVLGVVALKQPMPEFSPRFGFLLTTVLWGLCSIFAAVPFWLSPLGMTPAAAYFEAMSGLTTTGATVLSELDLTPRSFLMWRSLLQWLGGIGIIAVGLFLFPFLRIGGMQVFRTESSDRSDKTMPRVVSVTRALCAIYVFASLACAITYAALGMSLFDAINHAMTTVATGGFSTHDRSFGFFEDSRLLWAAVFFMCVGALPFLLYVEMVVRGRFKLFSDWQVRTFFVGIIIIVLALSVWLEKTRNIDYEDALTQAAFNVVSVVTTTGFASDDYAVWGPFAFGAFFILTFIGGCSGSTTGGIKVYRFIITFQALRRAFTRLVYPNAVQPLRFGDKRIEQDVFDSVVIYFVAFFLVYAFTILALSLAGQDFVTALTGAQTALTNVGPGLGETIGPAGNFAPLGEFELWLLSFVMLLGRLEIMTVLILFTPVFWRD, encoded by the coding sequence GTGAATCAGCTCACTCGGCCAAGGGAGCACTCCCGGCATGTGCCGCGGGCCATCCAGCAACTGCGGCCAACACTCTACATCTCCAGCTATTTTGGTGTCGCCTTTGCGCTGCTGATGCTGATTCCGGCGCTGATCGACGTCGCCGACGGGCGAGACACGTGGTCCGTCTTCGTGCTCGCCTCCGGTGGGGTGTTTTGCGTATCGGTGCTCGGCGTCGTTGCGCTCAAGCAGCCGATGCCCGAATTTTCGCCCCGCTTCGGCTTTTTGCTGACCACGGTCCTGTGGGGGTTGTGCTCCATCTTTGCGGCCGTTCCGTTCTGGCTTTCGCCGCTGGGGATGACACCGGCGGCGGCATACTTCGAGGCGATGAGCGGGCTGACGACCACCGGTGCCACGGTGCTGTCGGAGCTCGACCTCACGCCGCGCTCCTTCCTCATGTGGCGCTCGCTGCTGCAATGGCTCGGCGGCATCGGGATCATCGCAGTGGGGCTCTTCCTGTTCCCGTTCCTGCGCATTGGCGGAATGCAGGTGTTCCGCACCGAGTCGTCCGACCGGTCGGACAAGACGATGCCGCGCGTCGTCTCCGTCACCCGCGCGCTGTGCGCCATCTACGTGTTTGCTTCGCTGGCCTGCGCCATCACGTACGCCGCGCTCGGAATGAGCCTGTTCGATGCCATCAACCATGCGATGACCACGGTCGCGACCGGGGGCTTCTCCACGCACGACCGCTCGTTCGGCTTCTTCGAGGATTCGCGGCTCCTCTGGGCGGCTGTCTTCTTCATGTGCGTCGGTGCGCTGCCGTTCCTTCTTTACGTGGAAATGGTGGTGCGCGGCCGCTTCAAGCTGTTCAGTGACTGGCAGGTCCGCACCTTCTTCGTGGGCATCATCATCATCGTGCTCGCGCTGTCGGTCTGGCTGGAGAAGACCCGCAACATCGACTACGAGGACGCGCTGACCCAGGCCGCCTTCAACGTGGTTTCGGTGGTGACGACCACAGGGTTTGCCTCCGACGACTATGCGGTGTGGGGACCGTTCGCGTTCGGCGCCTTCTTCATTCTCACCTTCATCGGCGGTTGTTCCGGCTCCACCACCGGCGGCATCAAGGTGTACCGCTTCATCATCACGTTTCAGGCACTGCGGCGGGCATTCACCCGGCTGGTCTATCCCAATGCAGTCCAGCCGCTGCGCTTCGGCGACAAGCGGATCGAACAGGATGTGTTCGACAGCGTGGTGATCTACTTCGTCGCCTTCTTCCTGGTCTATGCCTTCACCATCCTGGCGTTGTCGCTGGCCGGGCAGGATTTCGTCACGGCGTTGACCGGGGCGCAGACTGCGCTCACAAACGTCGGCCCGGGCCTCGGCGAGACAATCGGTCCCGCTGGCAATTTTGCACCGCTGGGCGAGTTCGAACTCTGGCTCCTCTCGTTCGTGATGCTATTGGGACGCCTAGAGATCATGACGGTGCTGATCCTGTTCACGCCGGTGTTTTGGAGAGACTGA
- the rfbD gene encoding dTDP-4-dehydrorhamnose reductase — MKALVIGRNGQVAQALVERAAGTGIAVDARGRPDVDLADPATLAPALDDARPDIVINAAAYTAVDAAESDEAAAHALNAAGPGALAALCAERGLPLIHLSTDYVFDGKSDRPYREDDPVGPQGAYGRTKLAGEELVAASGARALILRTAWVYSPFGGNFVKTMLRVGKERDALRVVADQFGNPTSALDIADGVLALAKRADQWGDGAQIYHMVGAGETSWHGFAEGIFALAPFSPSVEGITTAEYPTPAKRPANSRLETARLAADHNVALPHWRESLPGVVARILAA; from the coding sequence ATGAAGGCTCTGGTAATCGGCCGAAACGGTCAGGTGGCGCAGGCGCTGGTCGAGCGCGCGGCGGGCACCGGCATTGCGGTCGATGCGCGGGGCCGCCCGGATGTGGACCTTGCAGATCCCGCAACACTGGCCCCGGCGCTTGACGACGCAAGACCGGACATCGTGATCAACGCCGCCGCCTACACCGCGGTGGACGCGGCCGAAAGCGACGAAGCCGCCGCCCACGCCCTGAACGCCGCCGGTCCCGGCGCGCTGGCTGCGCTGTGTGCCGAACGCGGCCTCCCCCTCATCCACCTGTCCACCGACTATGTGTTCGACGGCAAGAGCGACCGCCCCTACCGCGAGGATGATCCTGTCGGCCCGCAAGGCGCCTACGGCCGCACCAAGCTTGCCGGCGAGGAACTCGTCGCAGCATCCGGCGCCAGGGCGCTGATCCTGCGCACGGCCTGGGTCTATTCGCCGTTCGGCGGCAACTTCGTCAAAACCATGCTGCGGGTGGGCAAGGAGCGCGATGCATTGCGCGTGGTCGCCGACCAGTTCGGCAACCCTACCTCTGCGCTCGATATTGCGGATGGCGTTCTTGCGCTTGCCAAGCGGGCCGACCAATGGGGCGACGGCGCGCAGATCTACCACATGGTCGGCGCCGGCGAGACCTCGTGGCACGGCTTTGCGGAAGGCATCTTTGCCCTCGCACCGTTCAGCCCCAGCGTCGAAGGGATCACGACGGCCGAATATCCGACACCGGCCAAGCGCCCCGCCAACTCCCGCCTGGAGACTGCGCGCCTTGCCGCCGACCACAACGTCGCGCTGCCGCATTGGCGCGAGAGCCTGCCCGGCGTGGTCGCCCGCATTCTCGCGGCCTGA